A single genomic interval of Arachis duranensis cultivar V14167 chromosome 7, aradu.V14167.gnm2.J7QH, whole genome shotgun sequence harbors:
- the LOC107459836 gene encoding 3-isopropylmalate dehydrogenase, chloroplastic produces MAPSLQLFHPPKPFTHFNRFSSTSSRPASVRCSAAAAPPSKRSYTITLLPGDGIGPEVISVAKDVLVLAGSFEGITYEFREMLLGGAALDATGVPMPDETLSVSKQSDAVLLGAIGGYKWDKNEKHLKPETGLLQLRSGLQVFANLRPATVFPQLVDASTLKKEVAEGVDLMVVRELTGGIYFGKPRGFGTNENGQETGFNTEIYSAHEIDRIARLAFEIARKRRGKLCSVDKANVLEASMLWRKIVTELALEYPDVELTHMYVDNAAMQLVRYPKQFDTVLTNNIFGDILSDEASMITGSIGMLPSASIGASGPGLFEPIHGSAPDIAGQDKANPFATVLSAAMLLKYGLGEERAAERIEKAVLDTLNRGFRTADIYSAGTKLVGCKQVGEEILKSVESHILAAAV; encoded by the exons ATGGCGCCTTCTCTGCAGTTGTTCCATCCTCCGAAGCCCTTCACGCACTTCAATCGCTTCTCATCCACCTCCTCAAGGCCTGCTTCCGTAAGGTGTTCTGCAGCCGCCGCTCCTCCTTCCAAACGCTCCTACACCATCACCCTCCTCCCCGGCGACGGCATCGGCCCCGAAGTCATTTCCGTCGCAAAAGACGTTCTTGTCCTCGCCGGCTCCTTCGAAG GGATCACATACGAGTTCCGAGAGATGCTTCTAGGAGGCGCTGCATTGGACGCCACCGGAGTCCCCATGCCCGACGAGACCCTTTCTGTTTCGAAGCAATCCGATGCTGTTCTTCTTGGTGCCATTGGAGGCTATAAATGGGATAAAAACGAGAAACATCTGAAGCCAGAGACGGGGTTGCTTCAGCTCCGGTCTGGCCTTCAAGTTTTTGCAAATCTCAGACCAGCCACTGTCTTCCCACAG TTGGTGGATGCTTCAACCCTTAAGAAAGAGGTTGCTGAAGGTGTTGATCTCATGGTTGTGAGGGAACTCACTGGCG GTATATATTTTGGTAAACCCAGGGGCTTTGGGACCAATGAAAATGGCCAGGAGACTGGATTTAACACTGAGATTTACTCTGCTCATGAG ATTGATCGGATAGCTCGTCTGGCATTTGAGATTGCTCGGAAGCGGCGTGGAAAACTTTGTTCTGTTGACAAAGCCAATGTATTAGAG GCATCAATGCTCTGGAGGAAAATAGTTACAGAACTAGCACTGGAATATCCTGATGTCGAACTCACACACATGTATGTTGATAATGCCGCAATGCAACTGGTTCGCTACCCGAAACAG TTTGACACAGTTTTAACAAACAACATATTTGGCGATATATTATCGGATGAGGCTTCAATGATTACTGGAAGCATTGGGATGCTCCCTTCTGCCAGCATTGGTGCTTCG GGACCTGGACTTTTTGAACCTATACATGGTTCTGCACCTGATATTGCTGGACAG GACAAGGCAAACCCATTTGCTACTGTTCTTAGTGCTGCTATGCTTTTGAAATATGGCCTTGGAGAAGAAAGGGCTGCTGAAAGAATAGAGAAAGCAGTTCTGGACACTTTGAACAGGGGATTTCGAACTGCGGACATATATTCTGCTGGAACA AAGCTGGTTGGATGCAAACAAGTTGGTGAAGAGATACTGAAGTCAGTAGAATCACACATTCTTGCTGCTGCAGTTTGA
- the LOC107459780 gene encoding protein NUCLEAR FUSION DEFECTIVE 4: protein MALGLAKDLSKNQEVRKMVVKEGSRPPWVGLGAAVWVQIAAGNAYNFPLYSSALKSVLSLNQQQLTILGVANDVGENVGILPGIACNFLPPWSLLLIGALLCFLGYGALFLALTRTLSTFPYVPLCLALCVATNSNAWFGTAVLVTNMRNFPLSRGTISGILKGYVGISAAVYTLIYTLLLKHSASNLVLFLALGVPIACLLIMYFIRPCTPPSGEDSSVHVHFLFVQAASVLLATYLVTTTILCDIFSITGALSYVLAAIMLLLLMTPLVIPLKMTLFPSHPLHLVTSNQTDPLLAPSSSAASLVDEDASDIETLLAEGEGAVTGNKRRPKRGEDFKFREAIVKADFWLLWFVYFFGVGSGVTVLNNLAQIGVALGANDTTILLSLFSFCNFLGRLGAGAVSEHFVRSIALPRTIWMTCTQIIMIIAFCLYASALDGTLYAATALLGVCYGVQYSIMVPTVSELFGLKNFGITSNFMMLGNPIGAIIFSALLAGTVYDAEAAKQGSSTCYGANCFRLTFLILAGVVGLGTILSIILTLRIRPVYKMLYAEGSFRLSHTSSH from the exons ATGGCACTGGGGCTTGCAAAAGATTTATCTAAAAACCAAGAAG TAAGAAAAATGGTTGTGAAAGAGGGGAGCAGACCACCCTGGGTGGGTCTTGGCGCCGCTGTTTGGGTCCAAATAGCTGCGGGAAATGCCTACAACTTCCCGCTCTACTCCTCCGCCCTCAAATCCGTCTTGTCCCTCAACCAGCAGCAGCTCACCATCCTGGGAGTGGCCAATGACGTCGGCGAGAATGTGGGCATCCTCCCTGGCATTGCATGCAACTTCCTCCCTCCTTGGTCCCTCCTCCTCATTGGTGCTCTCCTCTGTTTCTTGGGCTATGGcgctctcttccttgctctcaCCAGAACTCTCTCTACCTTCCCCTATGTCCCCCTATGCCTTGCTCTCTGTGTTGCCACCAACAGCAATGCATGGTTCGGGACTGCTGTTCTTGTTACCAACATGAGGAACTTCCCTCTCTCCCGAGGCACCATCTCCGGCATCCTCAAGGGCTATGTTGGGATCAGCGCCGCAGTCTACACTCTCATATACACCTTGTTGCTCAAACACTCTGCATCAAATCTTGTGCTCTTTCTGGCACTTGGAGTTCCCATCGCATGCTTGCTCATCATGTACTTCATTCGCCCCTGCACTCCTCCTTCTGGTGAAGACTCTTCTGTCCATGTCCATTTCCTCTTTGTCCAAGCCGCCAGTGTTTTACTTGCCACGTATCTTGTTACAACCACAATACTCTGCGACATCTTTTCTATCACTGGTGCTCTCTCTTACGTCCTAGCTGCTATAATGCTTCTGCTTCTCATGACTCCCCTTGTAATCCCTCTCAAGATGACACTATTCCCTTCCCATCCTCTTCATCTTGTTACCTCAAATCAAACCGATCCCTTGCTGGCACCATCTTCCTCGGCTGCCAGTCTTGTTGACGAGGATGCTTCGGATATTGAGACACTTCTTGCAGAGGGTGAGGGAGCTGTGACGGGTAACAAAAGGAGGCCCAAGAGGGGAGAAGACTTCAAGTTCAGAGAAGCCATAGTCAAGGCTGATTTCTGGCTTCTCTGGTTTGTTTACTTTTTTGGGGTTGGTTCAGGAGTAACGGTTCTCAACAATCTCGCTcagattggagttgctttgggAGCCAATGACACAACCATATTGCTCTCACTCTTCAGCTTTTGCAACTTTCTGGGTCGTCTTGGTGCCGGTGCTGTTTCTGAACACTTTGTTAG GTCCATAGCTCTGCCTCGAACAATTTGGATGACATGCACACAAATAATAATGATCATAGCATTTTGCCTCTATGCTTCAGCTCTTGACGGCACTCTCTATGCAGCAACGGCTTTGCTTGGGGTATGTTACGGGGTTCAGTACTCTATAATGGTTCCAACTGTGTCTGAGCTCTTTGGTCTCAAGAACTTTGGTATTACAAGTAACTTCATGATGCTAGGGAATCCAATTGGTGCCATTATTTTCTCTGCTTTGCTTGCTGGCACTGTGTATGATGCAGAAGCTGCTAAGCAAGGAAGCTCAACATGCTATGGTGCAAATTGCTTCAGGCTCACTTTTCTTATTCTTGCTGGTGTTGTTGGACTTGGTACCATCTTGAGTATCATTCTGACTCTCAGAATTCGCCCGGTCTATAAAATGCTCTATGCTGAGGGTTCATTTCGTCTCTCTCACACTTCAAGTCACTGA
- the LOC107459541 gene encoding uncharacterized protein LOC107459541: MAAVASPSSRNQTPSSSRSFSYPFASYTSANFAPGVSPIVPTRFSSSFGHHRRCSSTSSPPCPASVRFSSEQPPGTPGQRSTAINKNQRKTDAISSSTSNHQRRTCMCSPTTHPGSFRCSYHKRLAEQQQQQTALLHCASSSSGNTLNLRRLAMQNSLVRIGGVEGELVKRALCALIRPSSHSHRRREAFQPRPSRLSVMSKAEHY, translated from the coding sequence ATGGCCGCTGTCGCTTCACCTTCCTCCAGAAACCAAACGCCGTCCTCCTCGCGCTCATTTTCCTACCCCTTCGCTTCATACACCTCCGCCAATTTCGCTCCCGGAGTCTCCCCCATCGTCCCCACGCgcttctcctcctcctttggCCACCATCGGCGTTGTTCTTCCACCTCTTCGCCGCCGTGTCCAGCATCCGTGAGATTCTCCTCGGAGCAACCACCAGGCACCCCCGGGCAACGCTCCACGGCGATAAACAAGAATCAGAGGAAAACCGACGCGATATCATCTTCGACGTCGAATCACCAGAGGAGGACGTGCATGTGTTCCCCTACGACGCACCCTGGCTCCTTCCGCTGCTCCTACCACAAACGCCTTGCCgaacagcagcagcagcaaacGGCGTTGCTTCATTGTGCTTCTTCTTCGAGTGGTAACACCCTAAATCTTCGAAGATTGGCGATGCAGAACTCGCTGGTGCGAATCGGAGGAGTGGAGGGCGAGCTGGTGAAGAGAGCTCTGTGTGCTCTGATCAGACCCTCCTCCCACAGCCATCGCCGCCGTGAAGCCTTTCAGCCAAGGCCGAGCCGCCTCTCCGTCATGTCCAAGGCAGAACATTACTga
- the LOC107459782 gene encoding uncharacterized protein LOC107459782 encodes MDWFSWLSKTSLEPSLVYEYGLAFAQNELEEEDIIYLNHEFLQSMGISIAKHRLEILKIARKDKGKSSPHPVARLMLAIKRTKKCFANSIRTLVRRQESSSAIVLVPSPRPSSGGLGTRWKSALMKRKMMPPKKQERLFLTNGSPTVLPALEGYSSPVVYHFQKEEKMDLGDVDNDDDGYWSAAVEEIKWDTMFQDLKPN; translated from the coding sequence ATGGATTGGTTCTCATGGCTCTCAAAGACTAGCCTTGAGCCATCTCTAGTGTATGAGTATGGCCTTGCCTTTGCTCAGAATgagcttgaagaagaagacataaTATACTTGAACCATGAGTTCCTCCAAAGCATGGGCATCTCCATAGCCAAGCACAGGCTAGAAATCCTCAAGATTGCAAGAAAGGACAAAGGGAAGAGTAGTCCTCATCCAGTGGCAAGGCTCATGTTGGCTATCAAGAGGACAAAGAAGTGCTTCGCCAATTCCATTAGAACGTTGGTTCGACGCCAAGAATCTTCCTCTGCAATTGTGTTGGTGCCATCACCAAGGCCTAGCAGTGGTGGTTTAGGGACAAGATGGAAGAGTGCTTTGATGAAGAGGAAGATGATGCCTCCTAAGAAGCAAGAGAGACTGTTCCTCACAAATGGAAGTCCTACCGTGCTGCCTGCTCTTGAAGGGTATTCTAGTCCTGTTGTCTACCATTTCCAGAAGGAGGAAAAGATGGACCTTGGAGAtgttgataatgatgatgatggttaCTGGTCTGCTGCTGTTGAAGAGATCAAATGGGATACCATGTTCCAAGATCTAAAGCCAAACTGA
- the LOC107459781 gene encoding amino acid transporter AVT6E isoform X2, translating to MMALPATMKVLGVVLGIVLIILIGILSEISVELLIRYSVLVKASTYGEVVQHAMGKTARIMSEICIIVNNGGVLVVYLIIMGDVMSGSVHHMGVFDQLMGNGVWDQRKLVILVVMVVFLAPLCSLDKIDSLSMTSAASVALAVVFVVVTFSVAFIKLVEGRIEAPRLGPDLSSKTAILDLLVVIPIMTNAFVCHFNVQPIYNELAGRSPQKMNRVGRITLILCVLVYISTAMSGFLLFGKDTESDVLTNFDEDLGVRYSAALDYIVRVGYILHLILVFPVIHFSLRQTVDALLFEGSPPLSESRKRSLGLTAVLLVLIYIGSTMIPNIWTAFKFTGATTALTLGFMFPAIIVLRLGHQGGLSHGEWILSWFMLILSVVVSVIGVIGNVYSIQSKSE from the coding sequence ATGATGGCCCTCCCTGCTACCATGAAGGTTCTTGGAGTGGTTTTGGGGATTGTGTTAATCATTCTTATAGGGATTTTATCGGAGATTAGTGTAGAATTGTTGATTAGATATTCGGTTTTGGTTAAAGCATCCACCTATGGGGAGGTTGTTCAACATGCTATGGGAAAAACTGCCAGGATTATGTCTGAGATCTGCATCATAGTCAACAATGGCGGTGTTCTGGTGGTTTACTTGATAATCATGGGGGATGTTATGTCTGGTTCTGTTCATCATATGGGGGTTTTTGACCAGCTAATGGGGAATGGTGTCTGGGATCAGAGAAAGCTTGTTATTCTTGTTGTCATGGTGGTTTTCCTTGCCCCACTTTGTTCCTTGGACAAGATCGATTCGTTGAGCATGACTTCGGCTGCCTCCGTGGCTCTTGCCGTCGTGTTTGTCGTAGTTACTTTTTCCGTGGCGTTCATTAAGCTTGTTGAAGGACGGATTGAGGCTCCACGGTTGGGTCCTGATCTGAGCTCAAAGACGGCCATCTTGGACTTGCTTGTGGTCATTCCAATCATGACCAATGCATTTGTCTGCCATTTTAACGTGCAGCCAATATACAATGAGCTCGCCGGGCGGTCTCCTCAGAAGATGAATCGAGTGGGAAGGATCACCTTAATACTGTGCGTCCTAGTTTATATCTCGACAGCAATGTCTGGTTTTCTACTATTTGGGAAAGACACAGAGTCTGACGTGTTGACTAATTTTGACGAGGATCTTGGAGTTCGTTATAGCGCAGCCTTAGACTACATAGTCAGGGTTGGCTACATTCTCCACTTGATACTTGTTTTTCCTGTCATTCATTTCTCTCTGAGGCAAACAGTGGATGCTTTGTTGTTTGAGGGATCACCTCCTCTATCAGAAAGCAGGAAGAGATCTTTGGGGCTGACGGCAGTTTTGTTGGTTCTCATATATATTGGATCTACCATGATTCCAAACATCTGGACAGCTTTTAAGTTCACGGGGGCAACGACGGCTCTTACATTGGGATTTATGTTTCCCGCTATTATTGTGTTGAGATTAGGCCATCAGGGGGGTTTGAGCCATGGAGAATGGATTCTATCATGGTTTATGCTGATACTTTCAGTGGTTGTTAGCGTAATTGGAGTCATTGGTAATGTGTATAGCATTCAGAGCAAGTCTGAGTGA
- the LOC107459781 gene encoding amino acid transporter AVT6E isoform X1, with the protein MSKDTNYSSLPVSSYLELQPQNDSPQSLHRLSFDDETEFLGSKVAVHDRDADDDFEIDIDNYPLVVIGHNHGSGVPGAVFNLTTTIIGAGMMALPATMKVLGVVLGIVLIILIGILSEISVELLIRYSVLVKASTYGEVVQHAMGKTARIMSEICIIVNNGGVLVVYLIIMGDVMSGSVHHMGVFDQLMGNGVWDQRKLVILVVMVVFLAPLCSLDKIDSLSMTSAASVALAVVFVVVTFSVAFIKLVEGRIEAPRLGPDLSSKTAILDLLVVIPIMTNAFVCHFNVQPIYNELAGRSPQKMNRVGRITLILCVLVYISTAMSGFLLFGKDTESDVLTNFDEDLGVRYSAALDYIVRVGYILHLILVFPVIHFSLRQTVDALLFEGSPPLSESRKRSLGLTAVLLVLIYIGSTMIPNIWTAFKFTGATTALTLGFMFPAIIVLRLGHQGGLSHGEWILSWFMLILSVVVSVIGVIGNVYSIQSKSE; encoded by the coding sequence ATGTCTAAGGATACTAATTATTCTTCGTTACCCGTTAGCTCATATCTAGAATTGCAACCTCAGAATGATTCCCCTCAATCCCTCCATAGGCTCTCTTTTGATGATGAAACCGAGTTTTTGGGGTCTAAGGTTGCAGTTCATGACCGCGACGCTGACGATGATTTCGAAATCGACATTGATAATTACCCGCTTGTTGTCATTGGCCATAACCATGGTTCCGGGGTGCCCGGAGCTGTGTTTAATTTGACTACCACCATTATAGGTGCAGGGATGATGGCCCTCCCTGCTACCATGAAGGTTCTTGGAGTGGTTTTGGGGATTGTGTTAATCATTCTTATAGGGATTTTATCGGAGATTAGTGTAGAATTGTTGATTAGATATTCGGTTTTGGTTAAAGCATCCACCTATGGGGAGGTTGTTCAACATGCTATGGGAAAAACTGCCAGGATTATGTCTGAGATCTGCATCATAGTCAACAATGGCGGTGTTCTGGTGGTTTACTTGATAATCATGGGGGATGTTATGTCTGGTTCTGTTCATCATATGGGGGTTTTTGACCAGCTAATGGGGAATGGTGTCTGGGATCAGAGAAAGCTTGTTATTCTTGTTGTCATGGTGGTTTTCCTTGCCCCACTTTGTTCCTTGGACAAGATCGATTCGTTGAGCATGACTTCGGCTGCCTCCGTGGCTCTTGCCGTCGTGTTTGTCGTAGTTACTTTTTCCGTGGCGTTCATTAAGCTTGTTGAAGGACGGATTGAGGCTCCACGGTTGGGTCCTGATCTGAGCTCAAAGACGGCCATCTTGGACTTGCTTGTGGTCATTCCAATCATGACCAATGCATTTGTCTGCCATTTTAACGTGCAGCCAATATACAATGAGCTCGCCGGGCGGTCTCCTCAGAAGATGAATCGAGTGGGAAGGATCACCTTAATACTGTGCGTCCTAGTTTATATCTCGACAGCAATGTCTGGTTTTCTACTATTTGGGAAAGACACAGAGTCTGACGTGTTGACTAATTTTGACGAGGATCTTGGAGTTCGTTATAGCGCAGCCTTAGACTACATAGTCAGGGTTGGCTACATTCTCCACTTGATACTTGTTTTTCCTGTCATTCATTTCTCTCTGAGGCAAACAGTGGATGCTTTGTTGTTTGAGGGATCACCTCCTCTATCAGAAAGCAGGAAGAGATCTTTGGGGCTGACGGCAGTTTTGTTGGTTCTCATATATATTGGATCTACCATGATTCCAAACATCTGGACAGCTTTTAAGTTCACGGGGGCAACGACGGCTCTTACATTGGGATTTATGTTTCCCGCTATTATTGTGTTGAGATTAGGCCATCAGGGGGGTTTGAGCCATGGAGAATGGATTCTATCATGGTTTATGCTGATACTTTCAGTGGTTGTTAGCGTAATTGGAGTCATTGGTAATGTGTATAGCATTCAGAGCAAGTCTGAGTGA
- the LOC107459542 gene encoding uncharacterized mitochondrial protein AtMg00810-like: MALDKAFSIKDIGDLKYFLGLKIARSNKGISVCQRKYVTGLLKDYGLSDAKPVSTFMEYTLKLSRSAAPLYDDISAYRRLVKRLVYLTTTRPDICYVVGKLSFTNADWASCPYIKRSISGYCFFLNDALVSWKSEKQLTVARSSSEAEYRAMAAGLCESVLYIAANSVFHERTKHIEVDCHVVRERAMLGLVKLLPISSKNQTADIFTKALAPGPF; the protein is encoded by the exons atGGCTCTAGACAAAGCATTCAGCATCAAGGACATAGGTGATCTCAAATATTTCTTAGGATTGAAAATAGCTAGGAGCAACAAAGGTATCTCTGTTTGTCAAAGAAAATATGTCACTGGTTTGTTGAAGGACTATGGCTTGAGTGATGCCAAACCAGTTAGTACTTTCATGGagtatacattaaaattatccAGATCAGCTGCACCTCTGTATGACGACATTTCAGCATATCGCAGATTGGTTAAGAGATTGGTGTATTTGACCACGACAAGGCCAGACATTTGTTATGTAGTTGGCAAGTTAA GCTTCACTAATGCTGATTGGGCATCTTGTCCATATATCAAGAGGTCAATTTCTGGGTATTGCTTCTTTTTAAATGATGCTTTGGTTTCTTGGAAGAGTGAAAAGCAACTTACTGTAGCAAGGTCATCCTCAGAAGCCGAATATAGAGCCATGGCAGCTGGTCTGTGTGAG TCTGTCCTTTATATTGCTGCGAATTCTGTGTTTCATGAAAGGACTAAGCACATTGAGGTAGATTGTCATGTGGTGCGAGAAAGAGCTATGCTTGGGTTAGTTAAGTTGCTACCTATCTCAAGCAAAAATCAAACAGCGGATATCTTCACCAAGGCCTTAGCACCTGGTCCTTTTTAG